The following proteins are co-located in the Trichomycterus rosablanca isolate fTriRos1 chromosome 14, fTriRos1.hap1, whole genome shotgun sequence genome:
- the LOC134326653 gene encoding tripartite motif-containing protein 16-like translates to MAESKISVAQDEFSCSVCLETLKDPAAIPCGHSFCMVCINNCWDQEDDKGTYSCPQCRKTFTPRPEVSKNTMLAGVVKKLKKTELQAPHPGHCSTGPEDVDCDFCTERKSKALKSCLVCLASFCETHLQPHNQIPVYKTHKLVEASRRLQDQICSQHNKLLEVYCRTDQQCICMLCTMDDHNGHITISAAAERTEKQKQLLEIQRKFQEKIQNREKELCELIKAVESHKCSAQSAVKNIGRICTELINLINRRCSELKDLIRDRETAEVSRAEKVLKQVEQQIVELKRKDAELEQLSHTEDPVHFLQNFQSLSAPAGSAESAAITISPFLSFDDVTKSVSQLREKVEEFWKEQCEKIPDEVKKVWITPPTELKIRKDFLYYVCRFTLDPNTVNKLLHLSEENKVVTNSGTLQYPDHPDRFDIYPQVVCRESVSGRCYWEVEWSGDNYVFIAVSYKSISRKGGGGECVFGLNDQSWSLFCSPSRFSFRHNNKETKIPIMPSSSRIGVYVDYEAGTLSFYSVSDRMKLLHRVQTTFTQLLYPGFRVHSGSKVKLSD, encoded by the exons ATGGCTGAATCCAAAATTTCAGTAGCTCAGGAcgagttcagctgttcagtctgtctggaaacactgaaggatccagCTGCTAttccatgtggacacagtttctgtatggtgtgtattaataactgctgggatcaggaggatgataagggaacatacagctgtccacagtgtagaaaaaccttcactccaagacctgAAGTTAGTAAAAACACCATGCTGGCTGGAGTTGTGAAGAAACTGAAGAAAACAGAACTTCAAGCTCCACATCCTGGTCACTGTTCCActggacctgaagatgtggaTTGTGATTTTTGTACAGAGAGAAAATCCAAAGCGCtaaaatcctgtctggtgtgtttggcctctttctgtgaaactcaccttcagcctcaCAATCAAATTCCTGTTTATAAGACGCACAAGCTGGTTGAAGCCTCCAGACGACtccaggatcagatctgctctcagcacaataaactgctggaggtttactgtcgtactgatcagcagtgtatctgcatgTTGTGTACCATGGATGATCACAACGGACATAttacaatatcagctgcagcagagagaactgagaaacag aagcagctgctggagatccagagaaaattccaggagaaaatccagaacagagagaaggaactttgTGAGCTAATAAAGGCTgtggagtctcacaag tgttctgcacaatcagcagtgaagaacattgggaggatctgtactgaactaatcaacttaattaacagaagatgctctgagctaaaagatctgatcagagatcgagagacagcagaagtaagtcgagctgaaaaagtcctgaagcaggtggagcagcagattgtagagctgaagaggaaagatgctgaactggaacagctttcacacacagaggatcctgtccatttcctccag aattttcagtctctctcggctcctgctggatctgcagaatcagctgccatcacaatcagtcctttcctctcatttgatgatgttacaaagtctgtatctcagctgagagagaaagtagaagaattctggaaagagcagtgtgagaagataccagatgaag TGAAGAAAGTCTGGATTACTCCACCTACTGAGCTTAAAATCAGAAAAGATTTTCTATACt atgtttgtcggttcacactggatccaaacacagtaaataaactcCTCcatctgtctgaggagaacaaagtggtgaccaACAGTGGAACATTAcagtatcctgatcatccagatagatttgatatTTACCCTCaggttgtgtgtagagagagtgtgagtggacgctgttactgggaggttgagtggagtggggataattatgtttttatagcagtgtcatataaaagcatcagcaggaagggaggtggtggtgagtgtgtgtttggacttaatgatcagtcctggagtttgttctgttctccatccagattttcattcaggcacaataacaaagagactaaaattcccataatgccgagttcctctagaataggagtgtatgtggattatgaagcaggaactctgtccttctacagcgtctctgatagaatgaagctcctccacagagttcagaccacattcactcagctcctctacccggggtttagAGTTCATTCAGGATCAAAAGTAAAACTGTCAGAttga
- the LOC134326651 gene encoding uncharacterized protein LOC134326651: MQRRLTTQQALELILSNTNPCDSDGEDIVLQPDSDSELSSDEETPPLPKKRARLASEPTETAKDGTVWREVQVGKRLHFTPIEPYPTDGEPRAKARRSVRSRLQSFLCFITLDMLRSIQEWTTQHARHTEQVDWFMDLPELMAFISVIILRGVTKVPSLRDSWSANLANPRIIATMARNRFQDIMQHLRFDDMFTRSERAETDKFAAISDVWRSFVTNCPGRHITIDEQLFPSKTRCCFLQYIATKPDKFGIKFWVACDLKSKYICNVLPYLGKDPSRPSRERLSETVVMRLMEPFMDKGRTVTTDNFFTSLSLAQRLLSRKTTILGTVNKSRREIPQSTRQMDRTEFTTQVFSTTGATLTVYAPKRKKAVYILSSMHSVVETEDTNKRKPNTVTQYNHTKCGVDVMDQMVREYSVRAGTRRWPVAVFYNMIDMAALNAHVLYQACTGVQERRVDFLVELAKELGDSHVSEKKARKEKLLRQQPSTPSPGKRAKCQVNHRCTNNCATERCVDCYKYTCGKCTRDIPRQCQVCSDSADRLLSEC; encoded by the exons atgcagAGAAGGCTCACCACTCAACAGGCATTGGAACTGATCCTGAGCAACACCAACCCTTGTGACTCAGATGGAGAAGACATAGTCCTTCAACCGGATTCGGACTCTGAGCTGTCTTCAG ATGAGGAGACTCCTCCTCTACCAAAAAAGAGAGCTCGGTTGGCGAGTGAGCCGACAGAGACCGCAAAAGATGGCACAGTGTGGCGTGAAGTACAAGTGGGGAAACGTCTCCATTTCACCCCAATAGAACCGTACCCTACAGATGGAGAGCCAAGGGCTAAGGCCAGACGAAGTGTCCGGAGTCGCCTTCAGAGCTTCCTCTGTTTTATCACTCTTGACATGCTTCGTAGCATTCAAGAATGGACTACTCAACATGCACGTCACACAGAGCAGGTGGATTGGTTCATGGATCTCCCGGAACTAATGGCATTTATTTCAGTCATTATCTTGCGGGGGGTGACCAAGGTTCCATCACTACGTGACAGCTGGTCAGCAAACCTGGCAAACCCAAGGATCATTGCAACTATGGCCCGAAACCGCTTCCAAGACATCATGCAACACCTACGCTTTGATGACATGTTCACACGCAGTGAGCGAGCGGAGACCGATAAGTTTGCTGCAATCTCCGATGTGTGGAGATCGTTTGTCACCAACTGCCCTGGTCGACACATCACTATTGATGAACAGCTTTTCCCGTCAAAGACTCGCTGCTGTTTTCTGCAATACATTGCAACAAAACCAGACAAGTTTGGCATCAAGTTTTGGGTGGCTTGCGACTTGAAATCaaagtacatctgtaatgtcctCCCATATCTTGGCAAGGACCCCAGTCGTCCCAGCAGGGAGAGACTGTCCGAAACTGTAGTGATGAGGCTGATGGAACCATTCATGGACAAGGGCAGAACTGTAACCACGGACAATTTCTTTACATCATTGTCACTTGCACAACGACTGCTTAGCCGGAAAACCACTATCCTCGGCACAGTCAACAAGAGTCGCCGGGAAATTCCTCAATCCACTAGACAGATGGACCGCACTGAATTCACCACTCAGGTGTTTTCAACCACTGGTGCCACACTGACAGTGTATGCACCCAAACGAAAGAAGGCCGTCTACATTCTCAGCAGCATGCACAGCGTGGTTGAGACTGAGGATACCAACAAAAGGAAGCCAAACACGGtcacacaatacaaccacacaaAGTGCGGTGTGGATGTAATGGACCAAATGGTGCGGGAGTACAGCGTGCGTGCAGGAACACGGAGATGGCCAGTCGCCGTGTTCTACAACATGATTGACATGGCAGCACTGAATGCGCATGTTCTTTATCAGGCATGCACTGGGGTGCAGGAGAGACGGGTGGACTTCCTGGTTGAGCTTGCAAAAGAGTTAGGTGACTCTCATGTGAGTGAAAAGAAGGCACGCAAGGAGAAACTCCTTCGGCAACAACCTTCCACACCCAGCCCTGGCAAAAGGGCGAAGTGTCAGGTCAACCATCGATGCACGAACAATTGTGCAACTGAGAGATGTGTTGACTGCTACAAATACACGTGTGGCAAATGTACCAGGGACATACCCAGGCAGTGCCAGGTATGTTCCGACAGTGCAGACAGACTGCTGAGTGAGTGCTGA